In Arcobacter sp. F155, one DNA window encodes the following:
- a CDS encoding AEC family transporter, with protein sequence MQNIIEALLPIFFLIILGYFFKRIKFPNEEFWASSDKFTYYVLFPALLIYKLSTASLEGIDGFNFILSAFLTMLILTLALMLFNRFVKKFKGDAFTSIYQGAIRFNTYVFLALVDAIFGDSGLVLAALLMTFMIPLINIFCISIFSIYAASNKITVKSFMLSIVKNPLIMGCVVGGLLNFFGITLFTPLEKTLGILSSAALPLGLLSVGVGLHLSHIKEAKLELILAIIVKLIVYPLAIYFIGQALGITGLALLVLVVFGSMPTASSAYILARQLGGDLKLMSATITMQTLLSILSISVILMLIQNHT encoded by the coding sequence ATGCAAAATATTATTGAAGCCTTATTACCAATTTTTTTCCTTATTATTTTAGGATACTTTTTTAAAAGAATTAAATTCCCAAACGAAGAGTTTTGGGCAAGTTCAGATAAATTTACTTACTATGTACTTTTCCCCGCACTATTAATATACAAACTTTCAACTGCTTCTTTAGAAGGGATTGATGGATTTAATTTTATTCTTTCAGCCTTTTTAACAATGCTAATTTTAACTCTAGCTCTTATGCTTTTTAACCGTTTTGTTAAGAAGTTTAAAGGGGATGCTTTTACTTCTATTTATCAAGGTGCAATTAGATTTAATACTTATGTTTTTTTAGCCCTTGTTGATGCTATTTTTGGAGATAGTGGATTAGTATTAGCTGCACTTTTAATGACTTTTATGATTCCACTTATAAATATTTTTTGTATCTCTATTTTCTCTATTTATGCAGCAAGCAATAAAATAACTGTAAAGTCATTTATGCTTTCAATTGTAAAAAATCCACTTATTATGGGATGTGTTGTTGGTGGATTATTAAACTTCTTTGGAATAACTCTTTTTACTCCATTAGAGAAAACACTTGGTATTTTAAGTTCAGCAGCACTTCCTTTAGGACTTTTATCAGTTGGAGTTGGTCTTCATTTATCTCATATAAAAGAAGCAAAATTAGAGTTGATTTTAGCAATTATTGTCAAGCTTATTGTTTATCCTTTAGCTATATATTTTATAGGTCAAGCTTTAGGTATAACTGGTCTTGCACTTTTAGTCCTTGTAGTTTTTGGTTCTATGCCAACTGCTTCGTCAGCTTATATCTTAGCAAGGCAACTTGGGGGAGATTTAAAGCTAATGTCTGCAACAATTACTATGCAGACACTGCTTTCGATTTTATCTATATCAGTGATTTTGATGTTAATTCAAAACCATACCTAA
- a CDS encoding tetratricopeptide repeat protein, with amino-acid sequence MKQILSALLVFLFLTGCATNNLPNGSKYSKETLINKANNGDINAMLELSKYYDFPQTIEGLKYFDKWYKNIDKNKDPKELALIGDIYYDYSDMFLDGETKALTLLNEASKKGSLDAKVSLIKHHIRYHKIYEAQKIESEIIEKLSVEQLQKLYTIYMNKYKRDQAEKIASYLAERGADLPYKLQLQDIKSTMYRTSAKEKVEKFIEKTIASKDSEKILELAELFKKKYRYQEALRLYNEYIKLDDKNADVYYSLSIIYNKGHYRQKLNKDKEKSQEYLQKAASLNHIEASIKLLENYGRSIDTLDKYLELKNRLISSNEGTLVLANYYNKKRYKEKARELFEKLAEEENHEAILELALKTPSRYYFYPEEYISAKKWQEFILSSTNTKLKDAFIKEVIENYTYKKAFPEVIKKLEQDILESDNILTLRKYANKNRYSNIDLAIKMYEKASNAGDIKSSLELVSLYTNKKVNKYDKAVEVLQTLIDKGDKKAAYKLAHLYLYPPYSLNKKPEDKKALAIYEDLAKKNDLKAIQELVTYHLCYSCNKDPKRDKKTGFYYMKKLYELRKSPRDYASMGWAYAYGEGVEADLKKAEEYYLQAAQKGYTSAYYNLAWLYYRNDDNKDKNIIRIDYKKAKEYLELGAKHFNYPSINLLGVFYKDGLGVKKDMKKAIRLFEKAALYDKYAANHLAKYYRDKKEYENAIKYFGYARNKGDAAAQVELGVLYEKGLGTKKDVRKALGYYKDAYQNYRDKSQKDVAAYNIGLIYHYGKGDIKKDLKKAKSWYLKSNHDKAKTEFYKIEKPKKK; translated from the coding sequence ATGAAACAAATATTGTCTGCTCTTTTAGTATTTCTCTTTTTAACAGGTTGTGCAACAAACAATCTTCCAAATGGTAGTAAATATTCAAAAGAAACTTTAATCAATAAAGCAAACAATGGTGATATAAATGCCATGCTTGAACTATCTAAATATTATGATTTTCCTCAAACAATTGAAGGTTTAAAATATTTTGATAAATGGTATAAAAATATCGACAAAAATAAAGACCCTAAAGAACTAGCACTTATTGGTGATATATATTATGACTATAGTGATATGTTTTTAGATGGAGAAACAAAAGCCTTAACACTTTTAAATGAAGCTTCAAAAAAAGGAAGTCTTGATGCAAAAGTATCTTTAATCAAACATCATATACGTTATCACAAAATATATGAAGCCCAAAAGATTGAAAGCGAAATTATTGAAAAGCTATCAGTTGAACAGTTGCAAAAGCTTTATACAATTTATATGAATAAATATAAAAGAGACCAAGCTGAAAAAATTGCCTCATATTTAGCAGAAAGAGGTGCAGACCTTCCATATAAACTACAGCTACAAGATATTAAATCTACAATGTATAGAACAAGTGCTAAAGAAAAAGTTGAAAAGTTTATAGAAAAAACTATTGCTTCTAAAGATAGTGAAAAGATTCTTGAACTAGCAGAGCTATTTAAAAAGAAGTATAGATATCAAGAAGCATTAAGATTATATAATGAGTATATAAAGTTAGATGACAAAAATGCTGATGTTTACTATAGTTTATCTATAATCTATAATAAAGGTCATTATAGACAAAAACTAAATAAAGATAAAGAAAAATCTCAAGAGTACTTACAAAAAGCAGCTTCACTAAATCATATTGAGGCATCTATAAAACTTCTTGAAAACTATGGAAGAAGTATAGATACTTTAGATAAGTATTTAGAGTTAAAAAACAGACTTATCTCTTCAAATGAAGGTACTTTAGTTTTAGCAAACTACTACAATAAAAAAAGATATAAAGAAAAAGCAAGGGAACTATTTGAAAAACTTGCTGAAGAAGAGAACCATGAAGCGATTTTAGAACTTGCTTTAAAAACTCCATCAAGATACTACTTCTATCCAGAAGAGTATATAAGTGCAAAAAAATGGCAAGAGTTTATTCTTTCAAGTACTAATACTAAGTTAAAAGATGCATTTATCAAAGAAGTGATAGAAAACTATACTTATAAAAAAGCCTTCCCGGAAGTTATTAAAAAACTTGAGCAAGATATTTTAGAATCTGATAATATCTTAACACTAAGAAAATACGCCAATAAAAATAGATACTCAAATATTGACTTAGCAATTAAAATGTATGAAAAAGCTTCAAATGCAGGAGATATCAAAAGTTCTCTTGAACTTGTAAGTCTTTATACAAATAAAAAAGTAAATAAATATGATAAAGCCGTAGAAGTTTTACAAACGCTAATAGACAAAGGTGATAAAAAAGCTGCATATAAACTAGCTCATTTATATCTATATCCACCTTACTCTTTAAATAAAAAACCTGAAGATAAAAAAGCTTTAGCTATTTATGAAGACTTAGCTAAAAAGAATGATTTAAAAGCTATTCAAGAGTTAGTTACTTATCACTTGTGTTACTCTTGTAATAAAGACCCTAAAAGAGATAAAAAAACTGGTTTTTATTATATGAAAAAACTTTATGAGCTAAGAAAAAGTCCAAGGGATTATGCATCTATGGGATGGGCTTATGCTTATGGAGAAGGAGTTGAGGCAGACCTTAAAAAAGCAGAAGAATACTATCTTCAAGCAGCACAAAAGGGATATACATCTGCATACTATAACTTAGCTTGGTTATATTATAGAAATGATGACAATAAAGATAAAAATATCATTAGAATTGACTATAAAAAAGCAAAAGAGTATTTAGAACTTGGAGCTAAACACTTTAATTATCCTAGTATAAATCTATTAGGAGTTTTCTATAAAGATGGTCTTGGTGTAAAGAAAGATATGAAGAAAGCCATAAGACTATTTGAAAAAGCAGCTTTATATGATAAGTATGCAGCTAATCATCTTGCAAAATACTACAGAGATAAAAAAGAGTATGAAAATGCAATTAAATATTTTGGCTATGCTAGAAATAAAGGTGATGCAGCAGCTCAAGTAGAACTTGGAGTACTTTATGAAAAAGGACTAGGAACTAAAAAAGATGTTAGAAAAGCATTAGGTTATTATAAAGATGCATATCAAAACTATAGAGATAAATCACAAAAAGATGTTGCAGCATATAATATAGGACTTATCTATCATTATGGAAAAGGTGACATAAAAAAAGACCTTAAAAAAGCTAAGTCTTGGTACTTAAAATCAAACCATGATAAAGCCAAAACTGAGTTTTATAAAATAGAAAAACCTAAGAAGAAGTAA
- a CDS encoding ATP-binding protein has protein sequence MNEIIEFIKSKDVEKSAFFKQLKCSKEEAQILQYITRQYIQGRDTSMVIDILSEFYDVKTYEHLNKIQLIKSLLEFGWLVQSGFDQLKLSEMSQLELLNSMITLSPAFLKLLEKGSLEFVLPEVKKYEDHLEYLQDQFFRIDLAQQLNLVKNNFDENSPNINRLRSKLTLLENRIKERIKETDGSIMMEDFFKQYALNEQEQLLFLALLKEEYSGGDGTLRDMNSLITLISSDDYEKIKYRSLLEEGSKLVSSSLVDYDEVLTPFGGINRNFYIPDDILYKISHPTKKTSRSTKMKLDSLIKEQETFELITTNKTLDDVVLNDKTREVLDSLLKQMDKKVFNRLKEWGIKHKRNIEARIIFYGFAGTGKTLTALAFAKTLKRQVLSFDCSKILSMYVGESEKNVRAIFDKYYELRDKSKSEPILLLNEADQFLSSRTTSSASGSEKMHNQMQNIFLEQIERFDGVLIATTNLLESLDKAFSRRFNYKIEFKKPNYEQRVELWKKLLPTTLPLDKDFDIEELAKHELTGGQIEMVIKNTAFKIAVDEEPLFTNKSFEEQISKELKGNFDSENKVGFF, from the coding sequence ATGAATGAGATAATAGAATTTATAAAGTCAAAAGATGTTGAGAAGTCAGCATTTTTTAAACAACTAAAATGCTCAAAAGAAGAAGCACAAATTTTACAATACATCACAAGACAATATATCCAAGGAAGAGATACTTCTATGGTAATAGATATTCTAAGTGAATTTTATGATGTAAAAACATACGAGCACTTAAATAAAATTCAATTAATCAAATCATTATTAGAGTTTGGATGGCTTGTTCAAAGTGGCTTTGACCAACTAAAACTTAGTGAGATGTCACAATTAGAACTTTTAAACTCGATGATTACTCTATCTCCTGCATTTTTAAAACTTTTAGAAAAAGGTTCATTAGAGTTTGTTTTACCAGAAGTTAAAAAATATGAAGATCATTTAGAATATTTACAAGACCAGTTTTTTAGAATAGATTTAGCACAACAGTTAAATCTTGTAAAAAACAATTTTGATGAAAACTCACCTAATATAAATAGATTAAGGTCAAAATTAACGCTTCTTGAAAATAGAATCAAAGAGAGAATAAAAGAGACTGATGGTTCTATTATGATGGAAGACTTCTTCAAGCAATATGCTTTAAATGAGCAAGAGCAACTATTGTTTTTAGCTCTTTTAAAAGAGGAGTATTCAGGTGGTGATGGAACTTTAAGAGATATGAACTCTTTAATCACGCTAATTTCAAGTGATGATTATGAGAAAATAAAATATAGGTCATTACTTGAAGAAGGTTCAAAACTTGTTTCAAGCTCATTAGTTGATTATGATGAGGTTTTAACTCCATTTGGGGGAATAAATAGAAATTTCTATATTCCTGATGATATTTTATATAAAATTTCTCATCCAACAAAAAAGACAAGTAGAAGTACAAAAATGAAGCTTGACTCTTTGATAAAAGAGCAAGAGACATTTGAACTTATTACTACAAATAAAACTTTAGATGATGTTGTTTTAAATGACAAAACAAGAGAAGTTTTAGATTCACTTTTAAAGCAAATGGATAAAAAAGTATTCAATAGACTTAAAGAGTGGGGAATAAAACATAAAAGAAATATTGAAGCAAGAATTATCTTTTATGGATTTGCAGGAACAGGTAAAACTTTAACAGCACTTGCTTTTGCAAAGACTTTAAAAAGACAGGTTCTAAGTTTTGATTGTTCAAAAATTCTTTCTATGTATGTTGGAGAGAGTGAAAAAAATGTTCGAGCAATATTTGACAAATATTATGAACTAAGGGATAAGAGTAAATCTGAGCCGATTTTATTATTAAATGAGGCAGACCAATTTTTAAGTTCAAGAACAACTTCTAGTGCTAGTGGAAGTGAGAAAATGCATAATCAAATGCAAAATATTTTTTTAGAGCAAATTGAAAGATTTGATGGAGTTTTAATAGCAACAACAAACCTTTTAGAGTCTTTAGATAAAGCATTTTCAAGAAGATTCAATTACAAAATAGAGTTTAAAAAACCAAACTATGAGCAAAGAGTAGAGTTATGGAAAAAGTTACTTCCAACAACTTTACCTTTAGATAAAGATTTTGATATTGAAGAGCTAGCTAAACATGAATTAACGGGTGGTCAAATAGAGATGGTTATAAAAAATACTGCGTTTAAAATAGCAGTTGATGAGGAACCATTATTTACTAATAAATCTTTTGAAGAACAAATCTCAAAAGAACTAAAAGGTAATTTTGACTCTGAAAATAAAGTCGGTTTTTTCTAA